Proteins from one Panicum virgatum strain AP13 chromosome 7K, P.virgatum_v5, whole genome shotgun sequence genomic window:
- the LOC120640808 gene encoding nudix hydrolase 13, mitochondrial-like — MAPGEKKILVARKGRLRQRYDGEHRLVAGCVPYRVGADGHPELLMVSTPNRDDLVFPKGGWEDDEDVHEAACREALEEAGVKGAINRTALGMWVFRSKSSPVSGDSPRGACKGYIFALEVAEELEQWPEQDTHGRRWVSPADAYRLCRYDWMREALSALLERLAEAKPAAPELDDHSGVYMMVKAAAATADRAVALC; from the exons ATGGCGCCGGGGGAGAAGAAGATCCTGGTGGCGAGGAAGGGCCGGCTGCGGCAGCGCTACGACGGCGAGCACCGCCTCGTGGCCGGGTGCGTGCCGTACCGCGTTGGCGCCGACGGCCACCCCGAGCTGCTCATGGTCTCCACGCCCAACAGGGACGACCTCGTCTTCCCCAAG GGCGGGtgggaggacgacgaggacgtGCACGAGGCGGCCTGCCgcgaggcgctggaggaggccggGGTCAAGGGCGCCATCAAC AGAACCGCGCTGGGGATGTGGGTGTTCAGGAGCAAGAGCAGCCCGGTGAGCGGCGACAGCCCCCGGGGCGCCTGCAAGGGCTACATCTTCGCGCTGGAGGTCGCCGAGGAGCTCGAGCAATGGCCGGAGCAGGACACGCACGGCAGGCGGTGG GTCTCACCGGCGGACGCGTACCGCCTGTGCCGGTACGACTGGATGCGCGAGGCGCTGTCGGCGCTGCTGGAGCGGCTGGCGGAGGCGAAGCCCGCCGCGCCGGAGCTGGATGACCACAGCGGCGTGTACATGATGGTGAAGGcggccgctgccaccgccgaCCGAGCGGTGGCTCTCTGCTAG